The nucleotide sequence AGGTCAGCGATGGTTGCATCTTCAGTCTCGCCTGAACGGTGAGAGATAACAGCCGTGTAGCCTGCATCTTTCGCCATTTTAATTGCAGCCAGCGTTTCGGTCAGAGAACCGATCTGGTTGAATTTGATCAGGATAGAGTTAGCGATGCCTTTCTCGATACCTTCTTTCAGGATCTTGGTGTTGGTTACGAACAGATCGTCACCAACCAGCTGGATTTTGTCGCCCAGAACTTTAGTCTGGTAAGCGAAGCCAGCCCAATCAGATTCGTCCAGACCGTCTTCGATAGACACGATCGGGTACTGTTTGGTCAGATCTTCCAGGAAGTGGGTGAATTCTTCAGAGGTGAACGCTTTGTTGCCTTCGCCAGCCAGAACGTATTTACCGTCTTTGTAGAATTCAGACGCTGCACAGTCCATCGCCAGCGTGATGTCTTTGCCCAGCTCGTAGCCTGCTGCTTTTACCGCTTCTGCGATAACGGCCAGCGCTTCAGCGTTGGAACCCAGGTTAGGCGCGTAGCCGCCTTCGTCACCAACAGCCGTACCCATACCTTTGGATTTCAGAACTTTAGCCAGGGTGTGGAACACTTCAGAACCCATACGGATGGCTTCTTTCAGAGTTTTCGCGCCAACAGGCTGAATCATGAACTCTTGGATATCAACGTTGTTATCTGCGTGCTCGCCGCCGTTGATGATGTTCATCATTGGCAATGGCATAGAGTATTTGCCTGGAGTGCCGTTCAGTTCAGCGATGTGAGCATACAGCGGCAGGCCTTTTGACGCAGCAGCAGCTTTAGCAGCAGCCAGAGAAACAGCCAGAATGGCGTTTGCACCGAATTTGGATTTGTTGTCAGTACCATCCAGGTCGATCATGATCTTGTCGATGTTCGCCTGATCTTTCGCGTCTTTACCCACAACAGCCTGAGCAATCGGGCCGTTAACAGCGGCAACGGCTTTCGTTACGCCTTTGCCCAGAAAACGGGATTTGTCACCGTCACGCAGTTCCAGCGCTTCGCGAGAGCCAGTAGAAGCTCCTGATGGCGCAGCAGCCAGACCTACAAAACCACCTTCCAGATGAACTTCAGCTTCAACAGTTGGGTTTCCGCGTGAGTCGATGATTTCACGGCCGATGACTTTAACAATTTTGGACATTAGATTTTCCTCAGTACAAGTTAAACTAAAACTTTAGACAGAACTAAAACCCTAGACGAACAACGCGCGATAGCGATCGCGCGTTGCTGATATAACTCTTACTTCACCTGACGCTTCTGGTACGCGCCAGCGGCTTTCACAAAGCCGGCAAACAGGGGATGTCCATCTCGCGGCGTTGATGTGAATTCCGGGTGGAATTGACAAGCAACGAACCAGGGATGATCGGGTAACTCAACAATCTCCACCAGTTTGCGGTCGGCGGAAAGACCAGCAACCCGTAATCCCGCCGCTTCAATCTGTTTCAACAGCATGTTGTTAACTTCATAACGATGACGGTGACGTTCGATAATCGTCTGCTCACCGTACATTTGACGCACCAGACTGCCTTCGGTCAGATGGCATTGCTGCCCGCCAACGCGCATGGTGCCGCCCAGATCGCTGGCTTCATCACGGACTTCAACATTACCGTTCTCATCACGCCATTCCGTGATCAACGCAACCACCGGGTACTTACAGTCTGGCATAAACTCCGTTGAGTTTGCGCCTTCCATTCCGGCAACGTTACGGGCAAATTCCATTAATGCGACCTGCATCCCCAGGCAAATGCCCAGATAAGGGATATTGTTCTCACGGGCGTAACGCGCCGCCATGATTTTCCCTTCGACGCCACGATAGCCAAAACCGCCTGGAATCAGAATAGCGTCCAAATCTTTCAATACTTCGACACCACGGGTTTCGACATCCTGTGAGTCGATCAGCTTGATATTTACCGTCAGACGGTTCTTCAAGCCGCCGTGTTTCAGCGCTTCAATCACGGATTTGTAAGCATCCGGCAGCGCAACATATTTGCCGACCATACCGATGGTGACTTCACCGCCCGGATTCGCTTCTTCATACACAACCTGTTCCCATTCTGACAGGTTTGCTTCAGGGCAGTTCAAGCTGAATCGTTTACAAATATAATCGTCCAGCCCCTGTGATTTCAATAGCGACGGGATTTTATAAATCGAATCAATGTCTTTAAGGGATATTACTGCTTTTTCCGGCACATTACAGAATAAAGCAATTTTTGCACGCTCGTTGGCGGGCACGGTGCGGTCGGAACGGCAAATCAGCACGTCAGGCTGGATACCGATGGAAAGCAGTTCTTTAACAGAGTGCTGCGTCGGCTTGGTTTTCACTTCGCCCGCCGCCGCCAGATACGGCACCAGCGTCAGGTGCATAAACAGTGTGTGCTCGCGGCCTACTTGCACCGCCATCTGCCGAATCGCTTCAAGGAACGGCAATGATTCGATATCACCGACGGTACCACCGATTTCAACCAGAACAACATCGTGACCTTCGCCGCCTTCAATGATGCGCTCTTTAATCGCGTTGGTGATATGTGGAATCACCTGAATGGTCGCGCCCAGATAGTCGCCACGGCGCTCTTTGCGCAGGACATCAGAGTAGATACGGCCAGTGGTGAAGTTGTTGCGGCGCGACATTTTAGTGCGGATGAAACGCTCGTAGTGACCCAAGTCCAGATCGGTTTCGGCGCCGTCTTCGGTGACGAATACTTCACCGTGCTGCGTCGGGCTCATCGTGCCCGGATCCACGTTGATGTACGGGTCCAGTTTCATGATGGTAACGTTGAGGCCACGGGCTTCAAGAATAGCCGCCAGAGAGGCTGCGGCAATGCCTTTACCCAGAGAGGAAACGACCCCGCCGGTCACAAAAATATAATTAGTTGTCATGCTGAACCTGAGAGTTTAGGTTTAAAGACGATGGAAGTACCAAGACGGGAAAGTAGTATACCTGAACCTGATGAGCGCCACAAATGTTCGTTTTACACAATGTGACGATTCCAACACACGTGCAGACGAGGTGAAACCACCCTCACCTCGACCTACAATCACTTTAAAAAACAATAAAATAAAAACATTAAAATCAATAAAAAATGGTTTTATCGATAAATAGGGATTAATGGCTGATTTCCTGTTTTTTCACCTGCTGCCATGCGGCTTCCATTTCGTCGAGCGTTGCCTGTTCCAGCGTTTTTCCCGATGCCGTAACGATTTGTTCTACCTCACGAAAACGTCGAGTGAACTTACGATTTGCTGCCTGCAACGCCGTCTCGGCCTTGTGTCCCAGATGGCGAGAGAGATTGACTGTAGCGAACAATAAATCACCAATCTCTTCACCTAATTTTTCTTCATCGACAACGGCTTGCCGCGCCTCAAACATCACCTCATCGATTTCTTCATACACTTTGTCGAGCACCGGCCCCAGGCTGTCCCAATCGAAGCCAACAGACGCACAACGCTGCTGAATTTTTTGCGCTTTCATCAACGCAGGCAGTGCATCAGGAATATCATCCAACTGCGAATGGCGATCTTTCTCCGCCCGTTCCTGCGCTTTTGTCTGCTCCCAGTTTGCCAGCACGGCATCACTGTCCGTCAGCCTCAGCTCCCCGAAGATATGCGGGTGGCGGCGTTCCAGCTTATCGCTGATGGCGTTACACACGTCGGAGAAATCGAACAAGCCCTTTTCTTGCGCCATCTGTGCGTAAAACACCACCTGAAACAGCAAATCTCCTAACTCACCGCGCAAATCATCAAAA is from Pectobacterium carotovorum and encodes:
- the pyrG gene encoding glutamine hydrolyzing CTP synthase, whose protein sequence is MTTNYIFVTGGVVSSLGKGIAAASLAAILEARGLNVTIMKLDPYINVDPGTMSPTQHGEVFVTEDGAETDLDLGHYERFIRTKMSRRNNFTTGRIYSDVLRKERRGDYLGATIQVIPHITNAIKERIIEGGEGHDVVLVEIGGTVGDIESLPFLEAIRQMAVQVGREHTLFMHLTLVPYLAAAGEVKTKPTQHSVKELLSIGIQPDVLICRSDRTVPANERAKIALFCNVPEKAVISLKDIDSIYKIPSLLKSQGLDDYICKRFSLNCPEANLSEWEQVVYEEANPGGEVTIGMVGKYVALPDAYKSVIEALKHGGLKNRLTVNIKLIDSQDVETRGVEVLKDLDAILIPGGFGYRGVEGKIMAARYARENNIPYLGICLGMQVALMEFARNVAGMEGANSTEFMPDCKYPVVALITEWRDENGNVEVRDEASDLGGTMRVGGQQCHLTEGSLVRQMYGEQTIIERHRHRYEVNNMLLKQIEAAGLRVAGLSADRKLVEIVELPDHPWFVACQFHPEFTSTPRDGHPLFAGFVKAAGAYQKRQVK
- the mazG gene encoding nucleoside triphosphate pyrophosphohydrolase, giving the protein MTVPLTNVSPVERLLAIMKTLRDPENGCPWDKKQTFDTIAPYTLEETYEVLDAISRQDFDDLRGELGDLLFQVVFYAQMAQEKGLFDFSDVCNAISDKLERRHPHIFGELRLTDSDAVLANWEQTKAQERAEKDRHSQLDDIPDALPALMKAQKIQQRCASVGFDWDSLGPVLDKVYEEIDEVMFEARQAVVDEEKLGEEIGDLLFATVNLSRHLGHKAETALQAANRKFTRRFREVEQIVTASGKTLEQATLDEMEAAWQQVKKQEISH
- the eno gene encoding phosphopyruvate hydratase; the protein is MSKIVKVIGREIIDSRGNPTVEAEVHLEGGFVGLAAAPSGASTGSREALELRDGDKSRFLGKGVTKAVAAVNGPIAQAVVGKDAKDQANIDKIMIDLDGTDNKSKFGANAILAVSLAAAKAAAASKGLPLYAHIAELNGTPGKYSMPLPMMNIINGGEHADNNVDIQEFMIQPVGAKTLKEAIRMGSEVFHTLAKVLKSKGMGTAVGDEGGYAPNLGSNAEALAVIAEAVKAAGYELGKDITLAMDCAASEFYKDGKYVLAGEGNKAFTSEEFTHFLEDLTKQYPIVSIEDGLDESDWAGFAYQTKVLGDKIQLVGDDLFVTNTKILKEGIEKGIANSILIKFNQIGSLTETLAAIKMAKDAGYTAVISHRSGETEDATIADLAVGTAAGQIKTGSMSRSDRVAKYNQLIRIEEALGDSAPFNGLKEVKGQ